TGCGACTGTCCTCCATCACAAGAACAATCAAGGCAAGGGGCAAGCGCTGAAAACTGCCTTCACCTACATCCAGTCTCTGGGTCAATACGGAACGGTCATCACAGCAGATGCGGATGGCCAGCACAAGGTCTGGGATATTTTCCGTGTGGCGACCAAGGCTGCTAAAAATCCCAATCAGCTGATTCTGGGAGCACGCGCCTTTACTGGCAAGGTGCCTCTGCGTAGCCGCTTCGGCAACAGTCTGACTCGGGCTCTCTTCAAAGCCCAGACTGGCGTAGCTGTCTCCGATACGCAGACAGGCTTACGAGCCTTTACGACCAACATGATCCCCTTTATGCTGAAGGTAGAAGGTCAGCGCTATGAGTACGAAATGAACATGCTCCTAAAAGCCAGTAAGGAATATCCCATTTTGGAAGTGCCCATTGAGACGGTCTATATCAATGATAATCAAGGCTCGCACTTCCGACCTGTTAGAGATGGGCTCATGATTTATAAAAATATTTTTAAATTTGCCCTGACTTCTCTCAGCAGTTTCATCGTGGACTACATGGTCTACGCACTAGCTCTCTTATTTTTGGCTGCTGCCCCAATCAGCCTGAGAATTCTTTTAGCCAACGGGATTGCCCGCGTGACAAGCTCGGTCTTCAACTATTCGACCAATAAAAAACTGGTCTTTAAGAACGACGACAGTATACTCAAGACAGGAACTGGCTATTTCAGCCTAGCTCTGGTGCTCTTTATCCTAGACACACTGCTGATTCGTCTCTTCTATGCTGTCTTTGGTCTCAACCTTCTGATTGTCAAGATCATCGTCGGCATCTTACTCTTCACCGTCTCCTGGATGGTCCAAAAGAAATTTATTTTTAAGGAAAGGACACACACTGCGTTATGAAATTTTTAAAGAAAGGCTATGCCTACGCCTCCATTTTCGGCCTGCTTCTGACAGCTTCCTTCAGCTACTCCATGCTGAAAACCTTCGTCATTGCTGAAACTATTTCCACAGTCTCCAATACCGCTTCGACGTCCAATGCCGAGGCTGCCAGCAAGGCTGCAGAAACAGCCACAGTGACAGATACCAGCTATTCAGACGGTAACATCTCGGTCACGCTGACTGAAAAGACCGTCAACAATACCCAAGTCTACATCGCTGATGTGACCGTCAGCTCCGCTGAATATTTGAAAACAGCCCTTGCCAACAACACCTACGGAACCAATGTCACCGCCAAGACTTCAGAAACGGCCGCTAATAACAAGGCTATTCTAGCGGTTAACGGCGACTACTACGGTGCCAATTCTACCGGCTATGTTATCCGCAACGGTGTCGTCTACCGTGATACCGTCCGAGAGGACGCCAGCAATGGGGATTTGGCCATTTACAAAGACGGCTCCTTTAAAATCATTTACGAAAATGAAATCTCTGCCGACCAGCTAGTCGAAGACGGTGTGGTCAATCTCCTAGCCTTCGGACCAGCCCTCGTAGAAAATGGCGAAATTGTCGTGAATACCAAGTCCGAAGTTGGCCAGTCTATGGCTTCCAATCCACGGACATCTATCGGCATCATTGACGAAAACCACTATATCATCACCGTTTCAGACGGACGCACTTCAGAAAGTCAGGGACTTTCCCTCTATGAAATGGCTGAAGTCATGAAATCTTATGGCGTCAAGACTGCCTACAATCTTGACGGTGGCGGCTCGTCCACTATGTACTTCAACGGTCAGGTCATTAACAAGCCTACCACCAACGGAAATATTTCAGAAAGGGCGGTGAGCGACATTGTCTACATCGGTTACTAATCCCAGCAAAAAACGTTTCAAAAAAACAGCTGTTTCCTACATCCTGCTAACAATTTTCTTCTTTGCTTTCAGCAGAATCTATGAATCCTTCAGCTTCGGGGAAACATCTGTCCACATGCACTATCTCTTTGCTCTTCCTCTCGTTGGGGGCAGCCTCCTCCTGCTTTTTATGAAGACCATTCCTAACCTCTCTCGGCTCAGCCTTAACCTCTGGAACTCAGCTGTAGCCACCATGACAGCCGGCATGCTCTTTCGTGGAATTGTCAACCTATCTGGGCGCTCCACGACACTGGACATACCCTACTGGTACGTAGGAGCAGGCTTTGTAGCTCTGGCACTATTCTCCATGGTCGTTACGCGCAGTGTGTGGGTAAATAAAGAGACCAGCTCAACATCCTAATCTCATAAAAAAACAGAAAGGTCGTGGTGTTTAAGCCACGACCTTTTCTTGAACACAAATCTGCTTTTTTTTTATAATCAACAATAGAACTTCTAAGAAAATCTTTGCCATTAAGTGGAAATGGGACTGACTTGTAAAATTAGACGATTCTACCCTGATCAACAACCAACTTGCCTGCCTTATAAACCTGATGGGTCAGGTTGGTAGCAAAGAAATAAAGTGGATAGTCAATATTCTTAGCGTCTAGGATGGTAATGTCAGCCTGCTTGCCAGTATCAAAGCTGCCAATCTTATCTTGACGGTTAACTGAGTAGGCCGCATTGATGGTTACAGCATTAAGAACTTCCACTGGTGTCAGGCGCATCATAAAGCAGCCCAGCTGCATGACGAACTGCAGGTTAGCTGTCGGACAAGAGCCCGGATTACTGTCGGTGGTCAGGGTAATGGCCATACCAGCTTCCAGCATCTTGCGG
Above is a window of Streptococcus cristatus ATCC 51100 DNA encoding:
- a CDS encoding bifunctional glycosyltransferase family 2/GtrA family protein, producing MDMDYLVIPAYEPDYNLIKLIQKIQSKSDFHIIVIDDGSSAKRQTVFDKAEQYATVLHHKNNQGKGQALKTAFTYIQSLGQYGTVITADADGQHKVWDIFRVATKAAKNPNQLILGARAFTGKVPLRSRFGNSLTRALFKAQTGVAVSDTQTGLRAFTTNMIPFMLKVEGQRYEYEMNMLLKASKEYPILEVPIETVYINDNQGSHFRPVRDGLMIYKNIFKFALTSLSSFIVDYMVYALALLFLAAAPISLRILLANGIARVTSSVFNYSTNKKLVFKNDDSILKTGTGYFSLALVLFILDTLLIRLFYAVFGLNLLIVKIIVGILLFTVSWMVQKKFIFKERTHTAL
- a CDS encoding phosphodiester glycosidase family protein; protein product: MKFLKKGYAYASIFGLLLTASFSYSMLKTFVIAETISTVSNTASTSNAEAASKAAETATVTDTSYSDGNISVTLTEKTVNNTQVYIADVTVSSAEYLKTALANNTYGTNVTAKTSETAANNKAILAVNGDYYGANSTGYVIRNGVVYRDTVREDASNGDLAIYKDGSFKIIYENEISADQLVEDGVVNLLAFGPALVENGEIVVNTKSEVGQSMASNPRTSIGIIDENHYIITVSDGRTSESQGLSLYEMAEVMKSYGVKTAYNLDGGGSSTMYFNGQVINKPTTNGNISERAVSDIVYIGY